The DNA sequence CGGGTACGCCGGCGCGCCGGACCGCGGAAAGCTCCTGGGGACGTCAGCCCTGGTCAGGTGCGGTGTCAAGAATCGCCGCCGCAAACTGCCGGGGGTCGAAGGGACGGAGGTCTTCGGGATCTTCGCCTACGCCCACGAGCTTCAGGGGAAGCCCCAACTCGGCCGCGATGGTGAACGCGATGCCGCCCCGGGCCGTTCCGTCGAGCTTGGTGAGCACGATGCCGGTAACGGCCACCGCCTCGGTAAAGATCCTGGCCTGCACGAGCCCGTTCTGGCCGGTGGTGGCGTCCAGCACCAGCAGCACCTCATCCGGAGCCCGCCCCAGCCCCTTCTCGGTAACCCGCCGGATCTTGGCCAGTTCGGCCATGAGCTGGCTTTTGTTGTGCAGCCGGCCCGCGGTGTCGATGATGAGCGCATCGCTGCTCCGGGCTTTGGCTGCCTGAACGCCGTCGAAGGCCACCGAGGCCGGGTCCTGGCCCGGCGAACCCCTGACGAGGTCCGCACCGGCCCGGTCCGCCCACAGCGCCAGCTGCTCCTGGGCGGCGGCGCGGAACGTGTCGGCAGCCACGAGCAGGACGCGCCGGCCTTCCTGCCGCAGCCGCCACGCCAGCTTGCCGGCCGTGGTTGTCTTGCCCGAACCGTTGACCCCGACCACCAGGGCGGCCTGCGGGCGCGGAGGGTTTGGGAGGTCCCACGCCAGATGGGCCTGCCCGCGCGCGAGCTCCTCCGCCATGACGTCCGCGAGTGCCTGGCGCAGCGACACCGCGTCGTGGGCGCCCTTCTGTCTCGTGCGGAGCGCCTCCACCACGCGGGCCGCCATGGCCGGCCCCACGTCGGCGGCGATGAGGCTCTCCTCGAGGGCCTCGTAGAGCTGTGAGGAAACCCCGTGACGGCGCACCAGGGCGTCGATGGAAGCGACCAGGCTGTC is a window from the Bacillota bacterium genome containing:
- the ftsY gene encoding signal recognition particle-docking protein FtsY; translation: MPPVWERLRRGMRKTRDSLVASIDALVRRHGVSSQLYEALEESLIAADVGPAMAARVVEALRTRQKGAHDAVSLRQALADVMAEELARGQAHLAWDLPNPPRPQAALVVGVNGSGKTTTAGKLAWRLRQEGRRVLLVAADTFRAAAQEQLALWADRAGADLVRGSPGQDPASVAFDGVQAAKARSSDALIIDTAGRLHNKSQLMAELAKIRRVTEKGLGRAPDEVLLVLDATTGQNGLVQARIFTEAVAVTGIVLTKLDGTARGGIAFTIAAELGLPLKLVGVGEDPEDLRPFDPRQFAAAILDTAPDQG